One Gemmatimonadota bacterium DNA window includes the following coding sequences:
- the murD gene encoding UDP-N-acetylmuramoyl-L-alanine--D-glutamate ligase, protein MNLKGQRVTVMGLGLFGGGVGAVRFLVREGAVVTVTDLRPEKDLRASVRALNGLPIAFKLGGHEETDFRKADLIVANPAVPRSSRYLKIAESAGVPITSEICLFVERCPAPIIGITGSSGKTTTTSLIGAMLNQKDKRTQIGGNIGGSLLDELDLLHADVPIVLELSSFQLDRLGDLSWSPHIAVTTNFAPNHIDVHGSLKAYRKAKQQIVVHQTKSDWTIVNGEDTEVSRWTGAGQRVVFAVEGEGDVFVRKGKIQHTISGETRTVCPADTISLRGRHNLANALAATGAAIISGVSEENIADVLQTFQGVPHRLEQVAEINGVLYVNDSIATSPDRTRTALMAYDKPIVLIAGGYDKGIAFDDLEVAIAEKVAHLIVMGETGDAIAATAKGKTSIHRVENLEEAMGCATDLAQAGDVVLLSPASASYDQFRNFEERGERFRECVEKLRD, encoded by the coding sequence GTGAACTTAAAAGGCCAGCGCGTCACAGTAATGGGATTGGGATTATTTGGCGGAGGCGTGGGAGCGGTGCGTTTTCTGGTACGCGAAGGCGCGGTGGTGACAGTGACGGACCTGCGCCCGGAAAAAGACCTGCGCGCTTCAGTACGCGCCCTGAATGGATTACCCATCGCCTTTAAACTGGGAGGGCACGAAGAAACGGATTTTCGAAAAGCAGATTTAATTGTCGCCAATCCCGCGGTACCCCGATCATCGCGATACTTGAAAATCGCAGAATCTGCGGGCGTACCCATCACCTCGGAAATCTGCCTATTTGTCGAACGCTGTCCCGCACCCATAATCGGCATAACGGGCAGCAGTGGCAAAACCACGACAACATCGCTCATAGGAGCAATGCTCAACCAAAAAGATAAACGCACGCAAATCGGTGGCAATATTGGGGGATCGTTACTCGATGAATTGGACCTGCTACACGCCGATGTACCCATCGTACTGGAATTATCGAGCTTCCAACTCGATCGCCTGGGCGATTTATCGTGGAGTCCCCACATCGCTGTCACAACCAACTTCGCGCCAAATCACATCGACGTTCACGGATCTCTAAAAGCGTATCGAAAAGCCAAGCAACAAATCGTCGTGCACCAGACAAAAAGCGACTGGACAATTGTCAACGGAGAAGATACCGAAGTGTCTCGTTGGACGGGCGCCGGGCAGCGGGTGGTATTCGCCGTTGAAGGCGAAGGAGATGTATTTGTCCGCAAGGGAAAAATTCAACATACAATCAGTGGCGAGACGCGAACCGTCTGTCCTGCAGACACCATATCCTTGCGCGGTCGGCACAACCTCGCCAACGCACTGGCAGCCACGGGAGCAGCTATTATAAGCGGCGTATCTGAAGAAAATATCGCCGACGTATTGCAGACATTTCAGGGCGTGCCACACAGATTGGAGCAAGTCGCAGAAATCAACGGCGTACTCTATGTGAACGACTCAATAGCCACGAGTCCCGACCGCACGCGAACAGCACTCATGGCGTATGACAAACCGATCGTGCTGATCGCTGGCGGCTACGATAAGGGCATTGCATTTGACGATTTGGAAGTGGCGATAGCGGAAAAGGTCGCACATCTGATTGTGATGGGCGAAACCGGGGACGCGATTGCGGCAACTGCAAAAGGGAAAACCAGTATTCACCGCGTAGAAAATTTGGAAGAAGCGATGGGCTGTGCGACGGATCTCGCACAAGCTGGCGATGTGGTACTGCTATCGCCAGCATCGGCGAGTTACGATCAGTTTCGCAATTTTGAAGAGCGCGGTGAGCGGTTTCGAGAATGCGTGGAGAAATTGAGAGATTAG
- a CDS encoding MoxR family ATPase produces MPEASPQEDLQAVEQLKTAYDQIVAEIGKVIIGQREIVDQLLIALLCGGHCLLVGVPGLAKTLLISTLARALDLSFSRIQFTPDLMPSDITGTELLEEDQTTGHKAFRFVKGPLFANIILADEINRTPPKTQAALLQAMQEHEVTAGGGTFRLEEPFFVLATQNPIEQEGTYPLPEAQLDRFIFNLWIDYPTKEEERAIVKATTGAQTHDVQPVINAEQIRDLQQLIRKVPVADHIVDHAVDLVRKTRPQNADTSIGHMLRWGAGPRASQCLILGAKARAVLSGRYAPSIDDVSFVAKPVLRHRLVTNFNAEAEGITPVDLIDQLLKE; encoded by the coding sequence ATGCCCGAAGCATCACCTCAGGAAGACCTCCAGGCCGTTGAACAATTAAAAACCGCGTATGACCAGATCGTCGCTGAAATTGGCAAAGTCATTATAGGCCAGCGGGAAATCGTCGATCAGCTACTCATCGCCCTCCTCTGCGGGGGCCATTGTTTGCTCGTAGGCGTGCCCGGCCTGGCCAAAACACTCCTCATCAGCACCCTCGCGCGCGCCCTCGACCTGTCTTTCAGCCGCATCCAATTTACCCCAGACCTCATGCCTTCGGACATCACGGGCACAGAACTCCTCGAAGAAGACCAGACCACCGGGCACAAAGCATTCCGCTTTGTCAAGGGTCCCTTATTTGCCAACATCATCCTGGCTGACGAAATCAACCGCACCCCGCCCAAAACTCAGGCCGCCTTATTGCAGGCCATGCAAGAACACGAAGTCACCGCCGGGGGGGGAACCTTTCGCCTCGAAGAACCCTTCTTTGTCTTAGCCACCCAAAATCCCATCGAACAAGAAGGCACCTATCCCCTGCCCGAAGCCCAACTCGACCGCTTCATCTTCAACCTGTGGATCGATTATCCCACCAAGGAAGAAGAACGCGCCATTGTCAAAGCCACCACAGGTGCCCAAACCCACGACGTGCAACCCGTAATCAACGCCGAACAAATTCGCGACCTCCAGCAACTCATCCGCAAAGTTCCAGTAGCCGATCACATCGTAGATCACGCGGTAGATCTCGTCCGCAAAACCCGTCCTCAAAATGCTGACACATCCATCGGCCACATGCTCAGATGGGGTGCCGGACCGCGCGCATCCCAATGCCTCATCCTCGGCGCCAAAGCGCGCGCCGTACTCAGCGGACGCTACGCACCGTCTATCGACGACGTCTCTTTTGTCGCCAAACCCGTCTTGCGCCATCGCCTCGTCACGAATTTCAACGCCGAAGCCGAAGGCATCACCCCGGTCGATCTCATCGATCAATTGTTAAAAGAATAG
- a CDS encoding asparagine synthetase B, whose product MILKRQNAKFTLFTLLVLLFILTTPFISPAAIGGGSANVGKILISMDVSQTDHLKAYGIAYWAVQQGHPVEWLLNYRGGSFLIDHHETIAREARIRAVSFQAISAAQATRIYADIESGNMNRMRLEKAPRIAVYTPPNKQPWDDAVTLALTYAEIPYTTLWDEEVLSGKLENFDWLHLHHEDFTGQYGKFYLSHGHTLWYRQQQAGFKALAGKLGFAKVAHLKGAVAQAIYNYVAQGGFLFAMCSATDTFDIALAARGIDIVDSVYDGDPADPMARQKLDFSRTVAFENFNLVMDPLEYEHADIDLSPIEMSQVKNADIDAFSLFEFSAKYDPVPTMLTQNHTPVVPGFLGQTTAFRKNRIKKSVTIMGDIPGTDHVKYIHGNIGKGTFTFYAGHDPEDYQHFVNDPPTQLALHKNSPGYRLILNNILFPAAKKEKRKT is encoded by the coding sequence ATGATATTGAAACGGCAAAATGCAAAATTCACACTCTTCACACTTCTCGTCTTACTCTTCATCCTAACAACACCATTCATCTCCCCAGCGGCGATTGGTGGCGGAAGTGCGAACGTCGGCAAAATACTCATCTCCATGGATGTATCGCAGACCGATCACCTCAAAGCCTACGGCATTGCGTATTGGGCAGTGCAGCAGGGCCATCCCGTCGAATGGTTGCTCAACTACCGCGGTGGATCCTTCCTCATCGACCACCACGAAACCATCGCGCGCGAAGCCCGAATACGCGCCGTCTCCTTCCAGGCCATCTCAGCCGCGCAAGCCACGCGCATCTACGCCGATATTGAATCCGGCAACATGAACCGCATGCGCCTTGAAAAAGCACCTCGCATCGCGGTCTATACCCCTCCGAACAAACAGCCCTGGGACGACGCCGTCACACTGGCGCTCACGTACGCGGAAATCCCCTACACCACCTTGTGGGACGAAGAAGTCCTCAGCGGCAAACTCGAAAACTTCGATTGGCTGCACCTGCATCACGAAGACTTCACGGGACAATACGGCAAATTTTATCTCAGCCACGGCCACACCCTCTGGTACCGCCAACAACAGGCCGGATTCAAAGCCCTCGCTGGCAAATTGGGATTCGCCAAAGTAGCCCATCTCAAAGGCGCGGTTGCACAGGCCATTTACAACTACGTCGCACAGGGCGGATTTCTCTTTGCCATGTGCTCTGCCACCGATACCTTTGACATCGCCCTTGCCGCGCGCGGAATCGACATCGTCGATAGCGTTTACGACGGCGACCCCGCAGATCCAATGGCGCGTCAAAAACTCGATTTCTCGCGCACAGTAGCCTTTGAAAACTTCAACCTCGTTATGGACCCCCTCGAATACGAACACGCCGACATCGACCTGTCGCCCATTGAAATGAGCCAGGTCAAAAATGCCGATATCGACGCCTTTTCACTATTTGAGTTCTCGGCAAAATACGATCCCGTACCCACCATGCTCACGCAAAACCACACGCCCGTCGTCCCCGGCTTTTTGGGCCAAACCACGGCCTTTCGCAAAAACCGCATCAAAAAATCCGTCACCATCATGGGCGACATACCCGGCACCGACCACGTCAAATACATCCACGGCAACATCGGGAAAGGCACATTCACATTTTATGCGGGACACGACCCGGAGGACTATCAGCACTTTGTCAACGACCCGCCCACACAACTCGCACTGCACAAAAATTCGCCGGGCTATCGCCTCATACTCAACAATATTCTCTTCCCGGCGGCGAAAAAAGAAAAACGAAAAACATAA